In a single window of the Caldilineales bacterium genome:
- the trpE gene encoding anthranilate synthase component I — translation MHLPSLEDVRRLASTGNLLPIYRILPADLETPVSVYLKLRQAGKSSFLLESVEKGEQMGRYSFIGVDPPLSLTLAGNQVTLGGAGGAVLERFQRDDPLAELNRLLHQRQPIRLPDLPAFTGGAVGFWSYDVVRHFERLPATAPDELQLPDAVFLLADNLVIFDHVKHRLLVLANARLEGDLTRAYADAVARIEAIIARLSQPLVPPALPEVGQQNGWVSNHSQAEFERLVIAAQEHIAAGDIFQVVLSQRLSRHTQADPFAIYRALRMTNPSPYMFFLDLPDSLRLIGASPEMHVRLEGRRAQLHPIAGTRPRGATPAEDARLAADLLADPKERAEHIMLVDLGRNDLGRVCKFGSVRVPVMMAVERYSHVMHIVSDVVGELNADMDAFALLRATFPAGTLSGAPKVRAMEIIEALEGSRRGPYGGAVGWIGYDGNMDTCITIRTIVMKGDHCHVQAGAGIVADSQPAAEYQESLNKARALAVAVERAEKGLL, via the coding sequence CCTCCTTCCTGCTCGAATCGGTCGAAAAGGGCGAACAGATGGGCCGCTACTCCTTCATCGGCGTCGATCCGCCGCTCAGCCTGACCCTGGCCGGGAACCAGGTCACGCTGGGGGGAGCGGGCGGGGCCGTGCTCGAACGCTTCCAGCGCGACGACCCTCTGGCCGAGCTAAACCGCCTTCTCCACCAGCGCCAGCCCATCCGCCTGCCCGACCTGCCCGCCTTCACCGGCGGCGCCGTCGGCTTCTGGAGTTACGACGTCGTGCGCCACTTCGAGCGCCTGCCCGCCACCGCGCCCGATGAGCTACAACTGCCCGACGCCGTCTTCCTGCTGGCCGATAACCTGGTCATCTTCGACCACGTCAAGCACCGGCTGCTGGTGCTGGCCAACGCCCGGCTGGAGGGCGACCTCACCCGCGCCTATGCCGACGCCGTCGCCCGCATCGAGGCCATCATCGCCCGGCTCAGCCAACCGCTCGTCCCCCCGGCCCTGCCCGAGGTGGGACAGCAGAACGGCTGGGTCTCGAATCACAGCCAGGCCGAGTTCGAGCGCCTGGTCATCGCCGCCCAGGAACACATCGCCGCCGGCGACATCTTCCAGGTCGTGCTCAGCCAGCGCCTCAGCCGCCACACCCAGGCCGACCCCTTCGCCATCTACCGCGCCCTGCGCATGACCAACCCCAGCCCCTACATGTTCTTCCTCGACCTGCCCGACAGCCTGCGGCTCATCGGCGCCAGCCCGGAGATGCACGTCCGTCTGGAAGGCCGCCGCGCCCAACTCCACCCCATCGCCGGCACTCGCCCGCGTGGGGCCACGCCCGCCGAAGACGCCCGCCTGGCCGCAGACCTGCTGGCCGACCCCAAAGAGCGGGCCGAGCACATCATGCTGGTGGACCTGGGCCGCAACGACCTGGGCCGCGTCTGCAAATTCGGCAGCGTGCGCGTGCCGGTGATGATGGCGGTCGAGCGCTACAGCCATGTCATGCACATCGTCAGCGATGTGGTGGGCGAACTGAATGCCGACATGGACGCCTTCGCCCTCCTGCGCGCCACCTTCCCGGCCGGCACCCTCAGCGGCGCGCCCAAAGTCCGGGCGATGGAGATCATCGAGGCGCTGGAGGGCAGTCGCCGCGGCCCCTACGGCGGCGCCGTCGGCTGGATCGGCTATGACGGCAATATGGACACCTGCATTACCATCCGCACCATTGTCATGAAAGGCGACCACTGCCATGTCCAGGCCGGGGCCGGCATCGTCGCCGACAGCCAGCCGGCCGCCGAATATCAGGAATCACTCAACAAGGCTCGCGCCCTGGCCGTCGCGGTCGAGCGGGCGGAGAAGGGGTTGCTGTGA
- the trpS gene encoding tryptophan--tRNA ligase, translating to MTTRKRILTGDRPTGRMHLGHYIGSLKARAELQHEYETFLIIADLHMLTTKNEKTDIEAIDENARQMALDYFACGIDPNLVTIYLQSAVHEVYELNTIFQNLVTVPRLERLPSLKDMARAAEKEEMPYGLLGYPVLQAADILTPRAHLVPVGKDNLAHVEITREIARRFNFLYGDVFPVPEALVPEVGTLVGTDGQAKMSKSLNNAIFLSDDSKTLRKKVFSMYTDPNRISADIPGTVEGNPVFIYHDAFNLDQAEVAYLKDRYRAGKVGDVAVKERLFAVLDAFLAPIRERRAMYEADAGFVDEVIYEGTLRTQKEARETLTAAKKAMGLTGVFTRIGRRVEKRHKRLAER from the coding sequence ATGACTACCCGCAAACGCATCCTCACCGGCGACCGGCCCACCGGCCGCATGCATCTCGGCCACTACATCGGCTCGCTCAAGGCTCGCGCCGAACTGCAACACGAATACGAGACCTTCCTCATCATCGCCGACCTGCACATGCTGACGACGAAGAACGAGAAAACCGACATCGAGGCCATCGACGAAAACGCCCGCCAGATGGCGCTCGACTACTTCGCCTGCGGCATCGACCCCAACCTGGTCACGATCTACCTGCAATCGGCCGTGCATGAAGTCTACGAACTGAACACCATCTTCCAGAATCTGGTGACGGTGCCGCGGTTGGAGCGGCTGCCCAGCCTGAAGGACATGGCCCGCGCCGCCGAGAAGGAGGAGATGCCCTACGGCTTGCTCGGCTACCCGGTGTTGCAGGCGGCCGACATCCTCACCCCGCGCGCCCACCTGGTGCCGGTCGGCAAGGACAATCTGGCCCATGTCGAGATCACACGCGAGATCGCCCGCCGCTTCAACTTTCTCTACGGCGACGTCTTCCCCGTGCCCGAGGCGCTGGTGCCCGAGGTAGGGACGCTGGTGGGGACGGACGGCCAGGCCAAGATGAGCAAGAGCCTGAACAACGCCATCTTCCTCAGCGACGACAGCAAGACCCTGCGCAAGAAAGTCTTCAGCATGTACACCGACCCCAACCGCATCAGCGCCGACATCCCCGGTACGGTGGAGGGGAATCCGGTCTTCATCTACCACGATGCCTTCAACCTCGACCAGGCCGAGGTCGCCTACCTGAAGGATCGCTATCGGGCGGGCAAGGTGGGCGATGTCGCGGTCAAGGAACGACTGTTTGCCGTCCTGGATGCCTTCCTTGCCCCAATCCGCGAGCGCCGAGCCATGTACGAGGCCGACGCCGGTTTCGTCGATGAGGTCATCTACGAGGGCACGCTGCGCACGCAGAAGGAAGCGCGCGAGACGTTGACCGCGGCCAAGAAGGCCATGGGATTGACCGGCGTCTTCACCCGCATTGGCCGCCGCGTCGAGAAACGCCACAAACGCCTTGCTGAAAGATAA